A section of the Fimbriimonadaceae bacterium genome encodes:
- a CDS encoding uracil-DNA glycosylase, with product GRGWESITDRIIEVVNRRSTRVVYVLWGEAAKKKQTLITNPQHVVIACGHPSPLSARNFFGSRCFSRVNRALIDVGIDPIDWQIPDV from the coding sequence TGGACGAGGTTGGGAGTCAATCACCGATCGCATCATCGAGGTTGTGAATCGAAGGTCGACGCGGGTGGTATACGTCCTCTGGGGTGAGGCGGCGAAAAAGAAGCAAACGCTGATTACCAATCCGCAACACGTCGTCATTGCCTGCGGCCATCCCTCCCCGTTGTCAGCGAGGAATTTTTTCGGCTCACGTTGTTTTTCGAGGGTCAATCGAGCTCTCATCGATGTTGGGATTGATCCAATCGATTGGCAAATTCCTGATGTTTGA